One window of the Parasphingopyxis algicola genome contains the following:
- the purQ gene encoding phosphoribosylformylglycinamidine synthase subunit PurQ yields the protein MQSAVIVFPGSNCDRDMAVALEQATGTRPHMVWHRETELPNGLGLIALPGGFSYGDYLRSGAIGANSPIMREVKAAADRGVAVLGVCNGFQLLTEAGLLPGALLRNAGINFICRDVALTVASSQTAFTSRYEANEAITIPVAHHDGNYFADEATLDRIEGEGRVAFRYGERVNGSARDIAGIVNEAGNVLGMMPHPERMIEPAHGGTDGKRLFDGLVAALV from the coding sequence ATGCAAAGCGCGGTCATCGTCTTTCCCGGATCCAATTGCGACCGCGACATGGCGGTGGCGCTCGAACAGGCGACCGGCACCCGGCCGCACATGGTCTGGCACCGCGAGACCGAACTGCCGAACGGCCTCGGCCTGATCGCGCTGCCCGGCGGCTTTTCCTATGGCGACTATCTGCGGTCGGGCGCGATCGGCGCCAATTCGCCGATCATGCGCGAAGTGAAGGCGGCAGCGGACCGCGGCGTCGCCGTGCTCGGCGTCTGCAACGGCTTTCAGCTGCTGACCGAGGCCGGGCTGCTCCCCGGCGCGCTGCTCCGCAATGCCGGGATCAATTTCATCTGCCGCGATGTCGCGCTGACCGTGGCGTCGAGCCAGACGGCCTTTACCAGCCGGTACGAGGCGAACGAGGCGATCACGATCCCCGTCGCCCATCATGACGGCAATTATTTTGCCGACGAGGCGACGCTCGACCGGATCGAGGGCGAAGGCCGGGTGGCCTTCCGCTACGGCGAGAGGGTGAACGGTTCGGCGCGGGATATCGCCGGGATCGTCAACGAGGCCGGCAATGTGCTCGGCATGATGCCACATCCCGAACGGATGATCGAACCCGCCCATGGCGGCACCGACGGCAAGCGGCTCTTCGACGGGCTGGTCGCAGCGCTGGTTTAG
- the purS gene encoding phosphoribosylformylglycinamidine synthase subunit PurS yields the protein MKTRIHVTLKNGVLDPQGKAIHHALESLGFEGVNDVRQGKLIELDLDDDVSDADIEAMCRKLLANMVIENFEIERDHSEAAAA from the coding sequence GTGAAAACCCGTATCCATGTGACCTTGAAGAACGGGGTTCTCGACCCCCAGGGCAAGGCCATTCATCATGCGCTCGAATCGCTCGGCTTCGAGGGCGTCAACGATGTCCGCCAGGGCAAGCTGATCGAACTCGATCTCGATGACGACGTCTCGGACGCGGATATCGAGGCAATGTGCCGCAAGCTGCTCGCGAACATGGTGATCGAGAATTTCGAGATCGAGCGCGACCACAGCGAAGCGGCGGCGGCGTGA
- a CDS encoding CPBP family intramembrane glutamic endopeptidase: protein MVALQVESKGWLRALLQIILFILVLAGAVAPLLLVPNSLIQFLLATMVLVALLFVWARHVDRRPFSDYGLMPFGRLLSATLAGLVIGTVSVAIVFGVSVALGAIEVSELPVTIAFAAILSFFLKMLVVGVWEEIFFRGFLFTSLRDVFASKSNARAGIFGALLVSSLAFGIAHSMTDHASIASLAILAVNGAMLCIPFVLTGNLGLSIGFHAAWNFAQSKIFGFAMSGNPAEGSLIAIEQQGPVFWTGGAYGPEAGLAGLLGLAVGLALFVAVIALFPRLTGKSGTSG from the coding sequence ATGGTTGCATTGCAGGTGGAATCCAAAGGCTGGCTACGCGCCCTATTGCAAATCATTCTCTTCATCCTGGTGCTGGCCGGCGCGGTTGCGCCGCTGCTCCTCGTTCCCAACAGCCTGATCCAGTTTCTGCTCGCCACTATGGTCCTTGTCGCACTGCTGTTTGTCTGGGCGCGCCATGTCGATCGCAGACCCTTTTCCGACTATGGCCTGATGCCGTTTGGCAGACTCCTTTCGGCTACTCTTGCAGGTCTGGTGATCGGCACGGTGTCGGTGGCAATTGTGTTCGGAGTATCGGTCGCGCTGGGCGCCATCGAGGTATCGGAATTGCCTGTCACGATCGCGTTCGCGGCCATTCTCTCATTCTTCCTCAAGATGCTTGTCGTCGGCGTCTGGGAGGAGATATTTTTTAGAGGGTTCCTGTTCACGAGCCTTCGGGATGTGTTCGCTTCCAAGTCCAACGCCCGGGCCGGCATTTTCGGAGCCTTGCTGGTGTCGTCCCTCGCGTTCGGCATAGCCCATTCCATGACGGATCACGCATCGATTGCCTCGCTGGCTATCCTTGCCGTCAACGGAGCGATGCTCTGCATCCCTTTTGTGCTCACGGGCAATCTCGGCCTATCGATCGGATTCCACGCCGCCTGGAATTTCGCTCAATCCAAGATTTTCGGGTTTGCGATGAGCGGAAATCCGGCCGAAGGATCGTTGATCGCGATAGAACAACAGGGACCGGTCTTTTGGACCGGGGGCGCGTATGGACCCGAGGCCGGACTGGCTGGTCTGTTGGGATTGGCGGTCGGTCTGGCGCTGTTCGTTGCCGTCATTGCCCTGTTCCCCCGTCTGACCGGAAAATCCGGCACTTCGGGGTAA
- the purC gene encoding phosphoribosylaminoimidazolesuccinocarboxamide synthase has translation MSRRRQIYEGKAKILYEGPEPGTIIQYFKDDATAFNNQKKGTINGKGVLNNRISEHIFTRLGHIGVPHHFIRRLNMREQLVRQVEIVPIEVVVRNVAAGSLSKRLGIEEGTPLPRTLIEYCYKDDALGDPLIAEEHIACFGWASQDEMNEIADMAIRVNDFMSGLFAGINIRLIDFKLEFGRIWENEYSRLILADEISPDGCRLWDMESDEKLDKDRFRRDLGGEVEAYQEVARRLGLLPEGAENEVLDLEQHRKKRGK, from the coding sequence ATGTCCCGCCGCCGCCAGATCTACGAAGGCAAGGCCAAGATCCTCTATGAGGGCCCCGAACCCGGAACGATCATCCAATATTTCAAGGATGACGCGACCGCGTTCAACAACCAGAAAAAGGGCACGATCAACGGCAAGGGCGTGCTCAACAACCGGATTTCCGAGCATATTTTCACCCGGCTTGGCCATATCGGCGTACCGCACCACTTCATCCGCCGCCTCAACATGCGCGAGCAACTGGTGCGCCAGGTCGAGATCGTGCCGATCGAGGTCGTCGTCCGCAATGTCGCGGCCGGTTCGCTTTCCAAGCGGCTGGGCATCGAGGAAGGGACGCCCCTGCCCCGCACCCTGATCGAATATTGCTACAAGGACGACGCGCTGGGCGATCCGCTGATCGCCGAAGAGCATATCGCCTGTTTCGGCTGGGCCAGCCAGGACGAGATGAACGAGATCGCGGACATGGCGATCCGCGTGAACGATTTCATGAGCGGGCTGTTTGCCGGCATCAACATCCGTCTGATCGACTTCAAACTCGAATTCGGCCGGATCTGGGAGAATGAATATTCGCGGCTGATTCTCGCCGACGAGATCAGTCCCGACGGCTGCCGTCTGTGGGACATGGAGTCGGACGAGAAGCTCGACAAGGACCGGTTCCGCCGCGATCTCGGCGGCGAGGTCGAGGCTTATCAGGAAGTCGCGCGGCGGTTGGGCCTGTTGCCCGAGGGTGCGGAAAACGAAGTGCTCGACCTCGAACAGCATCGCAAGAAGCGGGGTAAATAG
- a CDS encoding CHASE domain-containing protein: MTPKKEARPGRDGENARAGAKALAIANAAHRRNCRGYGGARQKIHSTQELSHAARHLRICRVFEATTRLFGKNISSRGGGALRIRLQHFVVLAGLLTGLLVSVLVAMQLSRTNDARVGDRFSSSAESIVGAVENQIQTQLTLLRGAAGFFGASDMVSAEEFGTYIGRLDLERNYPGVLGIGFAVTHPERASLERLAIRLDPDRRVETEAWPAGERTPYSTILFLEPRNEMNLQAIGFDMMSEDTRRAAMMAAARTGRTTVSGRVQLVQEIDPVKQPGFLVYSALYDESGDGDPVHYGWVYSPLRAYDLFETLFPQDERADISISIYDGPPSESGLLYRSAPPPEDARYTIVRTIDVGGREWHIEMVALPSFASGINFALPWIVGLVGALLSILLALLLWQQARAADRVERQVERRTAELQATNSRLRDEVAAREKAESAVRQMHRVESVGQLTGGIAHDFNNMLAIVVGNLEMAKRRLADPEKLERFVDQAKLGAERAAALTQRLLAFSRQQPLSPTRVDANALIAEMSNLLERTIGKQIDVRTEFAEDLWPTLADASQLENAVLNLAINARDAMADGDTLTIATRNEIREIAAGENRGAPAEFVVITVSDTGSGMSSEVKAKALDPFFTTKEVGKGTGLGLSQVFGFVRQSGGDLAIESTEGEGTAIKIFLPRFRGEEVESDDDRRVGAHGEAPTGIAQEIVLVVDDEEQVLSMTVELLRELGYTVVHAADGETALEKLAGNPGIRVVLTDIVMPGMNGNELAERALARIPDLKFVFVSGFDTITETSAVAKEHKIAKLQKPFTQQELADAIRTAFDSARGAPEDEGRAPSSSGQTA; encoded by the coding sequence GTGACTCCCAAGAAAGAAGCGCGCCCCGGACGCGACGGTGAAAACGCGCGGGCCGGGGCGAAGGCGCTTGCTATAGCGAATGCCGCGCACCGGCGCAATTGCCGCGGCTACGGTGGGGCGCGGCAGAAAATCCACAGTACACAGGAATTGTCGCACGCCGCTCGTCACTTAAGAATTTGTAGGGTATTTGAGGCGACAACGAGACTGTTCGGCAAGAACATCTCGTCCAGGGGGGGAGGAGCTTTGCGCATAAGGTTGCAGCATTTTGTCGTGCTGGCCGGGTTGTTGACCGGCCTGTTGGTTTCCGTACTCGTTGCCATGCAACTATCGCGCACGAATGACGCGCGGGTCGGCGATCGTTTTTCGAGTTCGGCGGAGTCGATCGTCGGCGCGGTCGAAAACCAGATCCAGACTCAGCTGACCCTGTTGCGCGGCGCGGCCGGATTCTTCGGGGCGTCCGACATGGTCAGCGCCGAGGAATTCGGCACATATATCGGGCGGCTCGATCTGGAGCGGAATTACCCCGGGGTGTTGGGCATCGGTTTTGCCGTCACGCATCCCGAACGGGCCAGCCTTGAACGGCTGGCCATCCGGCTCGATCCCGACCGCCGGGTGGAAACCGAGGCCTGGCCCGCGGGAGAGCGGACGCCCTATTCGACGATCCTCTTTCTCGAGCCGCGCAACGAGATGAACCTTCAGGCGATCGGCTTCGACATGATGAGCGAAGACACGCGCCGTGCCGCGATGATGGCGGCGGCGCGAACCGGCCGGACGACCGTCAGCGGCAGGGTTCAGCTCGTCCAGGAGATCGACCCCGTCAAGCAGCCCGGCTTCCTCGTCTATTCGGCGCTCTATGACGAAAGCGGCGATGGCGATCCTGTCCATTATGGCTGGGTTTACAGCCCGCTGCGCGCCTATGATCTTTTCGAGACACTGTTCCCCCAGGACGAGCGCGCCGATATTTCCATCAGCATCTATGACGGGCCGCCGTCGGAAAGCGGCCTCCTCTATCGCTCTGCTCCCCCGCCGGAGGATGCCCGTTACACGATTGTGCGGACGATCGATGTCGGTGGCCGCGAATGGCATATCGAGATGGTGGCGTTGCCGAGTTTCGCCTCCGGGATAAACTTCGCCCTGCCCTGGATCGTCGGGCTCGTCGGCGCGCTGCTCTCGATCCTCCTGGCGCTCCTCCTGTGGCAGCAGGCGCGGGCGGCCGATCGGGTCGAACGCCAAGTGGAGCGACGCACGGCGGAACTGCAGGCGACGAACTCTCGCCTGCGCGACGAGGTGGCAGCGCGGGAAAAGGCCGAGTCGGCGGTTCGCCAAATGCACAGGGTCGAGTCCGTCGGTCAGCTGACGGGGGGTATCGCCCATGATTTCAATAATATGCTGGCGATCGTTGTCGGGAATCTTGAAATGGCAAAGCGGCGTCTCGCCGATCCCGAAAAGCTCGAACGGTTCGTCGATCAGGCAAAACTCGGTGCGGAACGGGCGGCCGCGCTCACCCAGCGCCTGCTGGCCTTTTCACGTCAGCAGCCATTGTCCCCGACCCGGGTCGACGCCAATGCGCTGATCGCGGAGATGAGCAACCTGCTCGAACGGACGATCGGAAAGCAGATCGATGTTCGAACCGAGTTCGCCGAGGATCTCTGGCCGACCCTGGCCGATGCGAGCCAGCTCGAAAATGCCGTCCTCAATCTGGCGATCAATGCACGCGATGCCATGGCCGATGGCGATACGCTGACCATCGCGACGCGAAACGAGATCCGCGAGATCGCCGCCGGGGAAAATCGCGGGGCGCCGGCCGAATTTGTCGTGATCACCGTCAGCGACACCGGTTCGGGGATGTCGTCCGAGGTCAAGGCCAAGGCGCTCGATCCGTTTTTCACCACGAAGGAAGTCGGCAAGGGAACCGGCCTCGGCCTCAGTCAGGTTTTCGGTTTCGTTCGCCAGTCGGGCGGCGATCTGGCGATCGAGTCGACAGAAGGCGAGGGCACGGCGATCAAGATCTTCCTGCCGCGGTTCCGGGGTGAAGAGGTGGAGAGCGACGACGACCGCCGGGTCGGCGCTCATGGTGAAGCGCCGACGGGGATCGCGCAGGAAATCGTCCTCGTCGTCGACGACGAGGAGCAGGTATTGTCGATGACGGTCGAGCTGCTGCGCGAGCTGGGCTACACCGTCGTCCATGCGGCGGATGGCGAGACGGCGCTCGAAAAACTCGCCGGCAATCCGGGCATTCGCGTGGTGCTGACGGATATCGTCATGCCGGGGATGAACGGAAACGAGCTGGCCGAGCGCGCACTGGCCCGGATACCCGATCTGAAATTCGTCTTTGTCAGCGGCTTCGACACGATCACGGAAACCTCCGCCGTTGCCAAGGAACACAAGATCGCGAAACTGCAGAAACCGTTCACGCAGCAGGAACTGGCCGACGCGATCCGGACGGCGTTCGATTCCGCCAGGGGCGCGCCGGAAGACGAGGGCAGGGCCCCATCGTCCTCCGGCCAGACGGCCTAG
- a CDS encoding LysR substrate-binding domain-containing protein — protein sequence MRSLPPLASIRVFEAAARHENFTSAAEELGMTQAAVSYQVKSLEAWLGAPLFRRERGRVALLETATPLATQATAAFDLLNDAVSRMRAADEAQLTISSYGTFSNRFLAPRLGGFQLDQPDLAVRLDVNDALVDFARDDADVAIRVGRGDWPGLYSQFLMRVQYAPMASPDFIETYGPLDTPQRILASRVLSPDDRWWINWSAHFGITDTPPVPAIRLDSQMIEGNAALAGQGIAMLDLALWTDEIGDGRLVRLGPAIYGRSSVWIACPEHQRNQPKLKAFRDWLVAEAENHPMKAIIRRDPDDPRREVDLDG from the coding sequence ATGCGTAGCCTGCCGCCCCTTGCGTCGATCCGGGTATTCGAAGCCGCTGCGCGCCACGAGAATTTCACCAGTGCGGCCGAAGAGCTCGGCATGACGCAGGCCGCCGTCAGCTATCAGGTCAAATCGCTCGAGGCGTGGCTTGGAGCGCCGTTGTTTCGCCGCGAGCGGGGACGCGTTGCCCTGCTCGAGACCGCCACGCCGCTGGCGACCCAGGCGACGGCGGCCTTCGATCTCCTCAACGATGCGGTGTCCCGGATGCGCGCGGCGGACGAGGCGCAGCTGACGATCAGCAGCTATGGCACCTTCTCCAACCGTTTTCTCGCGCCTCGCCTCGGCGGCTTCCAGCTCGATCAGCCGGATCTTGCGGTCCGGCTGGACGTCAATGACGCGCTGGTCGATTTCGCGCGCGACGATGCCGATGTCGCGATCCGCGTCGGGCGCGGCGACTGGCCCGGGCTTTACAGCCAGTTCCTGATGCGCGTGCAGTACGCGCCGATGGCGAGCCCCGACTTCATCGAGACTTACGGCCCGCTCGACACGCCGCAGCGGATTCTCGCATCGCGCGTGCTCAGCCCCGACGATCGCTGGTGGATCAACTGGTCGGCGCATTTCGGTATCACCGATACGCCGCCCGTGCCCGCGATCCGCCTCGACTCGCAGATGATCGAGGGCAACGCCGCACTTGCGGGGCAGGGTATTGCGATGCTCGATCTCGCCTTATGGACGGACGAGATCGGCGACGGCCGGCTCGTCCGGCTCGGCCCGGCCATTTACGGCCGCTCCAGCGTCTGGATCGCCTGCCCCGAGCACCAGCGCAACCAGCCCAAGCTCAAGGCGTTTCGCGACTGGCTCGTCGCGGAAGCGGAGAACCACCCGATGAAGGCGATCATCCGCCGCGATCCGGACGACCCGCGCCGCGAGGTGGACCTGGACGGGTGA
- the parC gene encoding DNA topoisomerase IV subunit A has protein sequence MTTDTADPPESDDPFDRIVEAPFDEAISERYLVYALSTITARSLPDLRDGLKPVHRRLLWAMRLLKLDPSSGYKKCARVVGDVIGKYHPHGDQSVYDAMVRLAQPFSMRYPLVDGQGNFGNIDGDNAAAMRYTEARLTQAAIDLMDGLNEGTVDFRPTYNGEEEEPEIFPGLFPNLLANGASGIAVGMATSIPPHNAAELIDAATHLIDHPKADEAELMDFVQGPDLPTGGLLVDGKEIIAEAYRTGRGAFRVRARWHQEDLGRGTWEAVITEIPFQVQKGKLIEQIAALIADKKLPILADVRDESDEQIRIVLEPKSRTVEPDVLMDSLFRLTELETRVSLNLNVLDANRTPRVMSLKDVLREWLDHQFIVLVRRSEFRLGKIDDRVELLDGYIVAYLNLDRIIEIIRTEDEPKQVMMAEFELNDRQAEAILNMRLRNLRKLEEMELRQEREDLLAEREELDKLLYSKQHKSLQRKRMKKDLAGLLKTYGADTELGRRRTSLEEAAPPKEIPLEAMIEKEPITVVMSERGWIRAMKGHVDSAGLAKLKYKEGDGPAFGFHAQTTDKLLLAVDDGRIYTLGGDKLPGARGFGEPVRSMVDVEDGAEIAGLVKVEEGGKLLLASTAGKGFVANAEEIVSTTRKGKVVVNVKAGARLSVVRPIPDGADHVAAIGENRKMLIFELAALPEMARGQGIMLQKYKDGGLSDATVFKLDDGLSWAMGGDTGRTRTETELDDWIGNRGTAGRMPPRGFPQDNRFS, from the coding sequence ATGACGACCGATACCGCCGATCCGCCAGAGTCAGACGATCCGTTCGACCGGATCGTCGAGGCACCGTTCGACGAGGCGATCTCGGAACGCTATCTCGTCTACGCGCTCTCGACGATCACCGCGCGCTCACTGCCCGATCTGCGCGACGGGCTGAAGCCGGTGCATCGCCGCCTGTTATGGGCGATGCGGCTGCTGAAGCTCGATCCGTCCTCGGGCTACAAGAAATGCGCGCGCGTCGTCGGCGATGTCATCGGCAAATATCATCCGCATGGCGACCAGAGCGTCTATGACGCGATGGTCCGGCTCGCCCAGCCCTTCTCGATGCGCTATCCGCTCGTCGACGGGCAGGGCAATTTCGGCAATATCGACGGCGATAACGCGGCCGCGATGCGCTATACCGAGGCGCGGCTGACCCAGGCGGCGATCGACCTGATGGACGGCCTCAACGAGGGCACGGTCGATTTCCGACCCACCTATAATGGCGAGGAAGAAGAACCGGAGATTTTCCCGGGCCTCTTCCCGAACCTGCTCGCAAACGGCGCGAGCGGCATCGCCGTCGGCATGGCGACCTCGATCCCGCCGCACAACGCCGCCGAGCTGATCGATGCCGCGACGCACCTGATCGACCATCCCAAGGCCGACGAAGCCGAGCTCATGGATTTCGTCCAGGGGCCGGACCTGCCGACCGGCGGGCTGCTCGTCGACGGCAAGGAGATCATCGCCGAGGCCTATCGCACGGGGCGCGGGGCGTTTCGCGTCCGCGCGCGCTGGCACCAGGAGGATCTGGGGCGCGGCACCTGGGAAGCGGTGATCACCGAAATCCCGTTCCAGGTGCAGAAGGGCAAGCTGATCGAACAGATCGCCGCGCTGATCGCCGACAAGAAGCTGCCAATATTGGCGGACGTGCGCGACGAGAGCGACGAGCAGATACGCATCGTGCTCGAACCGAAGAGCCGCACGGTCGAGCCAGACGTCCTCATGGATTCGCTGTTCCGCCTGACCGAACTCGAGACGCGCGTCAGCCTCAACCTAAATGTCCTCGACGCCAATCGCACGCCGCGCGTGATGAGCCTCAAGGACGTGCTCAGGGAATGGCTCGACCATCAGTTCATCGTGCTCGTCCGGCGTTCGGAATTCCGCCTCGGCAAGATCGACGACCGGGTCGAGCTGCTCGACGGCTATATCGTCGCCTATCTCAACCTCGACCGGATCATCGAGATCATTCGCACCGAGGACGAGCCCAAACAGGTGATGATGGCCGAGTTCGAACTGAACGACCGCCAGGCCGAGGCGATCCTCAACATGCGGCTCAGGAACCTGCGCAAGCTCGAGGAAATGGAACTGCGGCAGGAACGCGAGGACCTGCTCGCGGAGCGCGAAGAGCTCGACAAGCTGTTGTACTCCAAGCAGCACAAAAGCCTTCAGCGGAAGCGGATGAAAAAGGACCTCGCCGGTCTCCTCAAGACGTACGGCGCCGACACCGAACTCGGCCGGCGCCGCACCAGCCTCGAGGAAGCCGCTCCGCCCAAGGAAATCCCGCTCGAAGCGATGATCGAGAAGGAGCCGATCACGGTCGTCATGTCCGAGCGCGGCTGGATCCGGGCGATGAAGGGCCATGTCGACAGTGCCGGTCTCGCCAAGCTCAAATACAAGGAAGGCGACGGTCCGGCCTTCGGTTTCCACGCGCAGACGACCGACAAGCTGCTGCTCGCGGTGGACGATGGCCGTATCTACACGCTCGGAGGGGACAAGCTCCCCGGCGCGCGCGGTTTCGGCGAACCCGTCCGCTCGATGGTGGATGTGGAAGACGGCGCGGAGATTGCGGGCCTCGTAAAGGTCGAGGAAGGCGGCAAGCTGCTGCTCGCCAGCACGGCCGGCAAGGGCTTTGTCGCGAACGCCGAAGAAATCGTCAGCACGACGCGCAAGGGCAAGGTGGTGGTGAATGTGAAGGCCGGGGCGCGGCTAAGCGTCGTCCGCCCGATCCCCGACGGCGCCGATCATGTCGCCGCGATCGGCGAGAACCGCAAGATGCTGATTTTCGAACTCGCGGCCCTCCCCGAAATGGCGCGCGGCCAGGGCATCATGCTGCAGAAATACAAGGATGGTGGCCTGTCCGACGCGACCGTATTCAAGCTCGACGACGGCCTGAGCTGGGCCATGGGCGGCGATACGGGCCGCACGCGGACGGAAACGGAGCTGGACGACTGGATCGGCAATCGTGGGACTGCGGGCCGGATGCCACCACGGGGGTTCCCGCAGGATAACCGGTTTAGTTGA
- a CDS encoding DUF6768 family protein, whose translation MTEFDDRLRAALDADDEAFLKELETDRGMFTQIGDTLSGPLGGWAKLIFAIAFILGIALFVAIWQMLTADTDRQLFIWIAATLGLLMAQGFVKQWFFERMNLMTILRELKRVELRVARMEERG comes from the coding sequence ATGACCGAATTCGACGACAGGCTCCGCGCCGCGCTCGACGCCGACGACGAGGCGTTTCTCAAGGAACTGGAAACGGATCGCGGCATGTTCACGCAGATCGGCGATACGCTGTCCGGCCCGCTCGGCGGCTGGGCGAAGCTGATTTTCGCCATCGCCTTCATACTGGGCATCGCGCTGTTCGTGGCGATCTGGCAGATGCTGACCGCCGACACCGACCGCCAGCTCTTCATCTGGATCGCCGCCACTCTCGGCCTGCTGATGGCCCAGGGCTTCGTCAAACAATGGTTTTTCGAACGGATGAACCTGATGACGATATTGCGCGAGCTAAAACGGGTTGAGCTGCGCGTGGCGCGGATGGAGGAGCGGGGTTAG
- a CDS encoding RNA polymerase sigma factor produces the protein MDRSGRVYDELLVLHVQNGDRRALERLASRWHPRLLRSARRFTGDDELAREAVQECWLGIVAGINRLTDPTRFPSWAFTILRRRCADRINAHAAHRPRSDELTEANGPTISPRGEDQAALRQAFASLPGDQRIAATLYFVERLKLDEIAVATGVPLGTVKSRIFTARKSLKAALGE, from the coding sequence ATGGATCGGAGCGGGCGGGTTTATGACGAGCTGCTCGTGCTGCATGTCCAGAATGGCGACCGGCGGGCGCTGGAGCGGCTGGCGTCGCGCTGGCACCCGCGGCTGCTGCGCTCGGCGCGGCGCTTTACGGGCGATGACGAGCTGGCGCGCGAAGCGGTTCAGGAATGCTGGCTCGGCATCGTTGCCGGGATAAATCGATTAACCGATCCGACACGCTTTCCGAGCTGGGCCTTTACAATTCTGCGCCGCCGCTGCGCGGACCGGATCAACGCCCATGCCGCGCACCGGCCGCGCTCGGACGAGCTGACCGAGGCCAACGGACCCACCATCTCCCCGCGCGGCGAGGACCAGGCCGCGCTGCGCCAAGCATTCGCCAGCCTGCCCGGGGACCAGCGGATCGCCGCGACGCTCTATTTCGTCGAACGGTTGAAGCTCGACGAGATTGCCGTCGCGACCGGCGTGCCGCTCGGCACCGTGAAATCGCGGATTTTTACTGCGCGCAAGAGTTTGAAGGCGGCGCTGGGGGAATGA
- a CDS encoding type II toxin-antitoxin system death-on-curing family toxin, with product MQNEPDWLTADNLIDLNEKVVASSGEPFLVRDSGLLEGAAARPNALWHYEGEEGVAALAVRLMVAVAQNHPFEQGNKRTGFIGATIFLEQNGWFLDIPDYDYVAELIED from the coding sequence TTGCAGAATGAGCCTGATTGGCTAACTGCCGATAACTTGATTGATTTGAACGAGAAGGTCGTCGCGAGTAGCGGCGAACCCTTTCTAGTACGCGATAGCGGCCTATTGGAAGGTGCAGCTGCTCGTCCCAACGCTCTGTGGCATTATGAAGGAGAGGAGGGTGTCGCTGCGCTTGCAGTTCGCCTCATGGTTGCAGTCGCGCAGAACCATCCGTTTGAGCAAGGTAACAAACGTACCGGCTTTATCGGCGCAACGATTTTTCTCGAACAGAATGGCTGGTTTCTCGATATTCCAGACTATGACTATGTCGCCGAGTTGATCGAAGACTAA